The genomic window CCGCCTCCGCctcatcaccatcaccatcaccatcaccataCTCTTCTTCTTCTTGATCATCATACTTGGTCTCTGCTGTACTTGGAAGCCACATGGCATTATTACTATTGTAAAGAACGATTGCTTGACTTTGCTGATCTCCACAATCATCATCTTCTAGTTCTTTGGAGATTTTAGCATTGTGCCCCATCAAAGCATTCAGCTTCTCGGAGAATGAGCTCATCAAAAACTTCCTGTTCTGAAGCAAGGAGAAAATGACGAGGCGCGTCTTGATGGCTTTTGTTTTGCTCTTTAAAGCCATGGTTTTGGCCTTAGCCATTGTGGTTAAACCTGCTATTATCTGCTTCAACAACCCAGTTGATTTGTTCTTCATCTTTGGAAATAAAATAAGGATTAAACCAAATCAGTAAGGTGTTGAAATGGAGAGATATGTAAAGCAAAGCTGAAGAAACGAAGGAATGGTGTGGAATGAAGGGTGTGAAGGATTTATATAACGGCTAAATGCCTTAATGGATGATGAAATGATTGGTTTGGTGGGGGAAACAGAGGGAGGAAGAGTGGGggctaagaaaaagaaaaaggcattCTAGTGAAAgctaaagttaaaaaaaagtagaaattagGACATAATATGtccaaaaaaaagaaattaagacATAAAGGTAGGGACAAGTGGCATCATAGCACAGCTTTGATTGTGGTTGGGAGGTTTCCTAAGCATATAATTTTGGCTTCTAGGTTCCCTGCAGTTTATTAGATTAGTGTGTCAGTGGGGACACTTCGTTTGATACGTATGCACTCCAACATCGTGCAAGAATTAAGAAACGTTGAGAAAATTATTAGTGTCGGAATTTTCTTCATTTATCAGGCCTAAGAATTGGggtcaataaatcatttaattatttttaaattttgatgtaGTTGTTAATAGAATAGATTTAGTGTTAATTAtaaatctttttaatttgttacaTGTCATTTGAtggtaatattatttttagattttaggtttgatttgataaaagttaattattaatttttatcaaatcaaattaaacactaaaaaattaacataattatttttaaatactaaaatatacAACTTTAACTAAATACATGTATCACATTAAAAAACACACAATACTATGTATTAAGCCCGAAAATTATACCATCTAGAAATTTTTGAGAATAAAAATGCTTATGATTCTAATTTTATAAGATCAACTTATTTTTTAACAATGGTCTATCTCTTCTCTAGTagtaacataaaaattaaaatgcaaaGTATATATTTTGGAATAATAtaaaatggaagaaaattttcttaaaatctaTTGGAATTCAAAATGTGATATATttgggaaaattttcaaattgaataTTGTTGAGAATTTTACAAGCTTTGaatttgtaaatcttttcgaaaTTGTGAAACTATGCTGTTTACCATGAATGAGTATCCTATTTGTAGAGAAAGCCCTAGAAGAATACAAAAGTTTTttcaaatatactttttaaaaatgttaaatcttcttatttaattagaaaataaaaaataaaaacagctCAAAGATAAATTTGAATTGGATGattcatgaattattataatttaacttgctaattttttttaatttacctttaaattatattttatttaacagCACTCCCAAGTTTTTAAGCTTGGGTATGCAAAATGGgtcattttcaacatttcaaggcCTGATATTGGTTGGCTAAAAATAAATATGGATGGTGCAAGACAACTGCAAACGAGATTTGTTGCAGCAGGAGGCATTATACACGATCATAATGGAGAATGGATAGCTGGTTTACCCACTATATCGGTGTCTTTTCTATCGTTGAAGCGGAATTATGGGAAATTTATAGTGAGTTGGTGCAAGCTTGAAATATGGGTGCGCGGAGGATTATTTTGAAGTAAACAGTTTAATGGCTATCCGACTAATTAATGGGCTGATGGTAGTAATATGATGTTACGGAagggaaaaatattaaaaaagtcaatttttttttaaatttatcgaaatgggcccggtattttattatttaccggaataggCCATCTTCCcctaaatcgcgtccacgtcagcgcgatatcaggggacgtgccaggaaatcgcgtccacgtcaacgcGCTTTGCTAacatggcaacaaatcgcgtcATCTGAAGCACGATTTGTGTCCACATCAGAGCGCAGGACGCGATTTTCTGGCACGTAGCGCGCCCTTGGGGACGTGATTTTGCCGTGTTTCCCACCttaggatttttagggtttttaggataTTTGGAGAAACAAGTAAACAAATAAGggattaaggtttagggtttcgtaattaaattaattaaaatttatccaaaatTGGATTACGTTTCATGTTTATGGgtttttaagataaaatcaaaGCAGGATGATTTATTAGAAGGATTTTTGAAGTCGTGCCCACGTGTACGCGCTTTTACTACAGTAGGTCCTGGAAAAATAATTTCGACTTGacatttctgagcaaatagtttaaaaaacgctttaagcaaaatgctttatgagaagaatttgtgaaatcacgccctcgtggacgcgcttttgctacagttggtcctggaagaaataattt from Gossypium hirsutum isolate 1008001.06 chromosome D12, Gossypium_hirsutum_v2.1, whole genome shotgun sequence includes these protein-coding regions:
- the LOC107946211 gene encoding uncharacterized protein, whose protein sequence is MKNKSTGLLKQIIAGLTTMAKAKTMALKSKTKAIKTRLVIFSLLQNRKFLMSSFSEKLNALMGHNAKISKELEDDDCGDQQSQAIVLYNSNNAMWLPSTAETKYDDQEEEEYGDGDGDGDEAEAEAEAGEKYPDLTHSLFESGEMELGDPGSSVIDIVKNSKTDTGEEFRLEDEIDRVADLFIKRFHRQMRLQKQLSLKRRQEMMETSL